In the Ruminococcus sp. OA3 genome, one interval contains:
- the miaB gene encoding tRNA (N6-isopentenyl adenosine(37)-C2)-methylthiotransferase MiaB codes for MENKTTEITYGAVPSMEPQRQYYYIEKAKEYVRDRAQLLNRPLTFCVNTFGCQMNARDSEKLEGILEAVGYEKSDENHADFVVYNTCTVRENANQRVYGRLGYLNSLKKKNPHMMIGLCGCMMQEAQVVEKIKKSYRFVDLIFGTHNIYKFAELLVNRLESERMVIDIWEDTDKIVEDLPVDRKYPFKSGVNIMFGCNNFCSYCIVPYVRGRERSRNPKDIIREIERLVSDGVVEVMLLGQNVNSYGKNLEHPMTFAQLLTQIDQIDGLKRIRFMTSHPKDLSDELIRVMAESSKICPHLHLPLQSGSSRVLKEMNRRYTKEQYLNLVDKIRAAVPDISLTTDIIVGFPGETEEDFEETLDVVRRVRYDSAFTFIYSKRTGTPAAVMEDQVPEHVVRERFDRLLGEVQRISEEMTSRHTGKVQTVLAEEMNSHDASLVTGRLGNNVLVHFPGTAEDIGRLIDVSLDECRGFYYMGSRITKE; via the coding sequence ATGGAAAACAAAACGACAGAAATAACATACGGCGCAGTTCCGTCCATGGAACCACAGCGTCAGTATTATTATATTGAAAAAGCAAAAGAGTACGTAAGAGATCGCGCGCAGCTTTTAAACAGGCCTCTTACGTTCTGTGTCAATACCTTCGGGTGCCAGATGAATGCCAGGGATTCTGAAAAACTGGAAGGCATTCTTGAGGCGGTCGGTTATGAGAAAAGCGATGAGAATCATGCGGATTTTGTTGTGTACAATACCTGCACCGTCAGGGAAAATGCGAACCAGCGTGTCTATGGCCGGTTAGGTTATCTGAACAGCCTGAAAAAGAAGAATCCGCATATGATGATCGGTCTCTGCGGCTGTATGATGCAGGAAGCGCAGGTCGTCGAAAAAATCAAAAAGAGTTACCGCTTTGTGGACCTGATTTTCGGGACGCATAACATCTATAAATTTGCCGAGCTGCTGGTAAACCGTCTGGAGTCTGAACGGATGGTGATCGATATCTGGGAAGATACAGACAAAATTGTGGAAGACCTCCCGGTTGACCGGAAGTATCCCTTCAAATCAGGGGTCAACATCATGTTTGGATGCAATAATTTCTGCAGTTACTGTATTGTTCCATACGTAAGAGGGAGAGAGCGCAGCCGTAATCCGAAGGATATCATCAGGGAGATTGAACGCCTGGTGTCAGACGGTGTTGTGGAAGTGATGCTTCTTGGACAGAATGTAAACTCTTACGGAAAAAATCTGGAACATCCCATGACGTTTGCTCAGCTTTTGACACAGATCGACCAGATAGACGGGCTGAAACGGATCCGCTTTATGACTTCTCACCCGAAAGACCTGTCGGATGAGCTGATCCGGGTTATGGCAGAGAGCAGCAAAATCTGCCCACACCTTCACCTCCCGCTGCAGTCAGGTAGTTCACGTGTCTTAAAAGAGATGAATCGCCGTTATACAAAGGAACAGTACCTGAACCTTGTCGATAAGATCCGCGCTGCAGTACCGGATATTTCTCTGACCACCGATATCATCGTCGGTTTCCCGGGAGAGACGGAAGAGGATTTCGAGGAGACGCTGGATGTTGTGCGCAGGGTGCGCTATGACAGTGCATTTACCTTCATATATTCCAAACGGACAGGCACTCCTGCTGCGGTGATGGAAGATCAGGTGCCGGAACATGTTGTTAGAGAGCGATTCGACAGGCTGCTGGGGGAGGTTCAGAGAATCTCCGAAGAGATGACTTCCCGTCACACCGGAAAAGTTCAGACCGTTCTGGCTGAGGAAATGAACAGCCACGATGCCAGTCTCGTGACCGGCAGGCTGGGAAATAATGTTTTGGTTCATTTTCCGGGAACAGCGGAAGATATAGGCAGACTGATCGATGTTTCACTGGATGAATGCCGTGGTTTCTATTACATGGGCAGCCGAATAACAAAAGAATAA
- a CDS encoding glutamate-5-semialdehyde dehydrogenase, which yields MLEKIGMQAKAAEPVMRNMQTNLKNELLSKVAEELVARSDKILAANAIDVENGKKAGMSVGLLDRLALTEDRIRGMAEGICQLIQLDDPIGEVLQMKKRPNGLMIGQKRVPLGVVGIIYEARPNVTADAFGLCFKTGNVVVLKGGSDALHSNKAIVDCIRTTLKQHAIDENVIQLIEDTSRDTTTAFMKMNRYIDVLIPRGGAGLIQAVVNNSTIPVIETGTGNCHIYVDESADLTMAVDIILNAKTQRVGVCNACESLLVHENVKDALLPVLAGRLKENHVEMRGDDEVCALVPDAKKASDEDWGKEYLDYIISIKTVSSVEEAITHINRYNTKHSEAIITSSYQNAQKFLDEVDAAAVYVNASTRYTDGFEFGFGAEIGISTQKLHARGPMGLTALTTTKYIIYGSGQIRP from the coding sequence ATGTTAGAGAAAATTGGAATGCAGGCAAAAGCAGCAGAGCCGGTTATGCGCAATATGCAGACAAATTTAAAGAATGAGCTTTTATCAAAGGTGGCAGAAGAGCTGGTGGCCCGGTCCGATAAGATTCTGGCCGCAAATGCCATTGATGTGGAGAACGGCAAAAAAGCCGGCATGTCTGTCGGACTTCTGGACCGCCTGGCACTGACCGAAGACAGGATCAGGGGAATGGCGGAAGGTATCTGTCAGCTTATACAGCTGGATGATCCGATCGGGGAAGTCCTGCAGATGAAAAAGCGTCCAAACGGACTGATGATCGGACAGAAACGGGTGCCGCTCGGAGTTGTCGGAATTATCTATGAAGCGCGCCCGAATGTGACTGCAGACGCCTTTGGCCTTTGTTTTAAGACCGGTAATGTTGTGGTTTTAAAAGGCGGAAGTGACGCGCTCCATTCCAACAAAGCCATCGTGGACTGTATTCGGACAACCTTGAAGCAGCACGCCATTGATGAAAATGTGATCCAGCTAATAGAGGATACGTCGCGTGATACGACGACGGCTTTCATGAAGATGAACCGCTATATCGACGTGCTGATCCCGCGCGGCGGTGCCGGGCTGATTCAGGCGGTCGTAAACAACAGCACGATCCCGGTGATTGAGACGGGGACCGGAAACTGTCATATTTACGTGGATGAAAGCGCCGACCTTACAATGGCCGTCGATATCATCCTGAATGCCAAAACCCAGCGGGTCGGCGTCTGCAATGCCTGCGAATCTCTTCTGGTTCATGAAAATGTCAAGGATGCCCTGCTTCCGGTGCTTGCCGGGCGCCTGAAAGAAAATCACGTGGAGATGCGCGGGGATGATGAGGTCTGTGCGCTTGTTCCGGATGCGAAAAAAGCATCGGATGAAGACTGGGGGAAAGAGTATCTGGATTATATCATTTCCATCAAGACTGTATCATCAGTAGAAGAAGCGATCACACATATCAACAGATATAACACCAAACATTCCGAAGCGATCATAACGTCCAGTTATCAGAACGCCCAGAAGTTTCTGGATGAAGTGGATGCAGCGGCAGTCTATGTCAATGCATCTACACGCTATACAGATGGATTTGAATTTGGTTTTGGTGCCGAGATCGGTATCAGTACACAGAAGCTGCATGCCAGAGGCCCGATGGGACTTACGGCACTTACAACGACTAAATATATTATCTATGGAAGCGGACAGATCCGTCCGTAA
- a CDS encoding 5-formyltetrahydrofolate cyclo-ligase produces the protein METKQSIRKQVFEYRRQAAPGQLTADSHTICEKILQLPEYQSSGWLYTYMDFNREVHTKELIEAAWAAGKRVAVPKVEGRDMSFYEITSFDQLRPGYFQIPEPEGCRASHAEDAVMIVPGVAFDKMRHRVGYGQGFYDRYLSAHRLHKTVAVAFDFQVMEEVPWEELDVLPQILITQTRIYRQEGFQC, from the coding sequence ATGGAGACAAAACAAAGCATTAGAAAACAGGTCTTTGAATACAGAAGACAGGCAGCCCCCGGGCAGCTGACAGCCGACAGCCATACAATCTGTGAAAAAATACTGCAACTGCCGGAATACCAAAGCAGCGGGTGGCTGTATACATATATGGATTTTAACCGTGAAGTCCATACAAAAGAACTGATCGAAGCGGCATGGGCTGCAGGAAAGCGGGTGGCTGTACCTAAAGTGGAAGGCAGGGATATGTCCTTTTATGAGATCACATCGTTTGATCAGCTCAGACCGGGATATTTTCAGATTCCGGAACCGGAAGGGTGCCGTGCATCCCATGCAGAGGATGCCGTCATGATCGTACCCGGGGTCGCATTTGATAAAATGCGGCACCGCGTCGGATATGGGCAGGGATTTTATGACAGATACCTGAGCGCGCACCGCCTTCACAAAACAGTCGCCGTGGCTTTTGATTTTCAGGTCATGGAAGAAGTACCGTGGGAAGAGCTGGATGTGCTTCCTCAGATTCTTATCACACAGACCAGGATTTACAGACAGGAGGGTTTTCAATGTTAG
- a CDS encoding DUF896 domain-containing protein codes for MKEMDITRINELARKAKSVGLTPEEKLEQSKLRKEYIASIRMNLRSQLDNIDIQEADGSVINLGEKYGDKTKH; via the coding sequence ATGAAAGAAATGGACATCACACGTATCAATGAACTGGCGCGGAAGGCGAAGTCCGTTGGTTTGACTCCCGAGGAAAAGCTGGAACAGTCAAAGCTTCGGAAAGAATACATCGCGAGCATCAGGATGAACCTCCGGTCTCAGCTCGACAATATTGACATTCAGGAAGCGGATGGATCTGTCATTAATCTGGGGGAGAAATATGGAGACAAAACAAAGCATTAG
- the proB gene encoding glutamate 5-kinase — translation MNVREKLKDKKRIVIKIGSSSLTHPQTGRLDLIKLEILVREISDLRNQGKDVVLVSSGAIMVGRAALGFKEKPRKLEEKQACAAVGQARLMMIYQKLFSEYNQVASQILMTKNTMVNNLNRKNAKNTFEELLKLGAIPIVNENDTISTYEIEFGDNDTLSAVVASLIGADLLILLSDIDGLFTDDPRRNKQAHFIDVVETIDSHLMEMGKGTTGSTAGTGGMATKLTAANLATSAGADMIIANGEDFHVIHRIISGKPCGTLFLANPKEEFYLIDYIEKLL, via the coding sequence TTGAATGTTCGAGAAAAACTAAAAGATAAAAAACGTATTGTGATCAAGATCGGTTCTTCTTCCCTGACGCATCCTCAGACGGGACGTCTGGATCTGATCAAACTTGAGATACTGGTACGGGAGATCAGCGACCTCCGCAATCAGGGAAAAGATGTAGTGCTGGTTTCATCAGGGGCGATTATGGTTGGCCGGGCTGCGCTGGGCTTTAAGGAAAAACCCCGGAAGCTGGAAGAAAAGCAGGCATGTGCTGCGGTCGGACAGGCCCGTCTGATGATGATCTACCAGAAGTTGTTTTCAGAATACAATCAGGTAGCCAGCCAGATCCTGATGACAAAAAACACGATGGTAAACAATCTGAACCGTAAAAATGCCAAGAATACCTTTGAGGAACTCTTAAAACTCGGTGCGATTCCCATTGTCAATGAAAATGATACCATTTCCACCTATGAAATTGAATTCGGCGATAACGATACATTATCTGCAGTCGTGGCTTCGCTGATAGGGGCGGACCTTCTGATTCTCCTCTCAGATATTGACGGGCTGTTCACGGATGATCCCAGGCGGAATAAACAGGCACATTTTATTGATGTGGTGGAGACCATCGATTCACACCTGATGGAGATGGGAAAAGGCACGACCGGAAGTACCGCAGGCACGGGAGGCATGGCAACAAAGCTCACAGCCGCTAATCTCGCTACGAGTGCAGGGGCGGATATGATCATCGCGAATGGTGAAGATTTTCATGTGATTCACCGCATCATCAGCGGAAAGCCATGCGGAACGCTGTTTCTGGCAAACCCCAAAGAGGAGTTTTACCTGATTGACTATATTGAAAAACTGCTGTAG
- a CDS encoding DUF3048 domain-containing protein has protein sequence MKRNIAKVLILLTVSVMMLGGCKKKEEPAPEPEPTEEAQTEEPEDAEDDIIAPETPEPDEEIIPEGKVKSYLTGEYVDEAIGRRRPVAVMMNNIQAAIPQAGISNAGVIYEAPVEGGITRLMAVMEDYDNLEKIGSMRSCRDYYIFYAAGFNAIYVHYGQSAYALPILELPEVNNLSGLASYTDSVFYRTSDRKAPHNAYTSFEGIQKGIEICGYSQEYAEGYEGSYTFCKVGDSIELPGNWNAEIVKPGYQYNEPWFEYNPEEGLYYRYQYGGSQTDELTGQQLACKNILIQYSSWRNYDENGYLNIDVDEPNEGIYITNGKAIPVSWKKHDPWGPTYYYDSNGNEITLNTGKTWVCIVLDTYRDLVSVTDRDGFTAPMGQSATDKAANDAAAAADTEY, from the coding sequence ATGAAAAGGAATATTGCAAAAGTATTAATTCTGCTGACAGTATCTGTTATGATGCTGGGCGGATGCAAAAAGAAAGAGGAGCCGGCTCCCGAACCGGAACCAACAGAGGAGGCACAGACAGAAGAACCAGAGGATGCTGAGGATGATATCATCGCACCGGAGACTCCGGAACCGGATGAGGAGATCATTCCGGAAGGAAAAGTAAAAAGCTATCTGACCGGTGAGTACGTCGACGAGGCGATCGGCAGAAGACGTCCTGTCGCCGTCATGATGAATAATATCCAGGCCGCCATACCACAGGCCGGCATTTCCAACGCAGGGGTCATATATGAGGCGCCCGTGGAAGGCGGCATTACGCGTCTTATGGCAGTGATGGAAGACTATGACAATCTTGAAAAGATCGGCTCTATGAGAAGCTGCCGGGACTACTATATCTTCTATGCCGCAGGTTTTAATGCCATTTATGTTCATTACGGGCAGTCGGCATATGCACTGCCGATTCTGGAACTTCCGGAAGTAAACAACTTAAGCGGTCTCGCCAGCTATACAGATTCCGTGTTCTACAGAACGAGCGACCGCAAGGCGCCGCATAACGCCTATACCAGTTTCGAGGGTATCCAGAAAGGAATTGAGATCTGCGGGTACAGCCAGGAATATGCAGAAGGATATGAAGGGTCATATACCTTTTGTAAAGTCGGAGATTCGATTGAACTCCCGGGAAACTGGAACGCAGAGATCGTTAAACCGGGTTACCAGTACAACGAACCATGGTTCGAATACAATCCTGAGGAAGGTCTGTACTACCGGTATCAGTACGGGGGAAGCCAGACAGATGAACTGACGGGACAGCAGCTGGCCTGCAAAAATATTCTGATTCAGTATTCCAGCTGGAGGAACTATGATGAAAACGGTTATCTGAATATTGATGTCGATGAACCAAATGAGGGAATATACATTACCAACGGAAAGGCAATCCCTGTTTCCTGGAAAAAGCATGATCCATGGGGTCCGACATATTACTATGACAGCAACGGCAATGAGATTACACTGAATACGGGCAAAACCTGGGTCTGCATCGTTCTGGACACTTACCGGGATCTTGTCTCAGTGACAGACCGTGACGGATTCACCGCTCCGATGGGACAAAGTGCGACTGATAAAGCGGCAAATGATGCCGCTGCAGCAGCAGATACGGAGTATTAG
- the ybeY gene encoding rRNA maturation RNase YbeY, whose product MTVFIENEIDCEFPFSCRQVAEDVMCTVLEQENCPYDAEVSIVLTGENEIRETNRMFRNIDSVTDVLSFPVIDFESPADYTIIKESAGEYINPDSDLLMLGDIMICVPRMLLQAEEYGHGTKREYAFLIAHSLLHLLGYDHMEAEDAAVMEQKQEQVLKQLNITR is encoded by the coding sequence ATGACAGTTTTTATTGAAAATGAAATCGACTGTGAATTTCCGTTTTCCTGCCGGCAGGTAGCGGAGGATGTGATGTGCACAGTATTGGAGCAGGAGAACTGCCCGTATGATGCTGAAGTCAGCATTGTGCTGACAGGAGAAAATGAAATAAGGGAGACCAACCGGATGTTCCGGAACATCGACAGTGTGACGGATGTGCTGTCTTTTCCTGTGATAGATTTTGAATCTCCCGCAGATTATACGATTATCAAAGAGAGTGCGGGGGAATATATCAATCCTGATTCTGATCTTCTGATGCTTGGCGACATTATGATCTGTGTTCCAAGGATGCTGCTGCAGGCGGAGGAATACGGTCATGGGACAAAACGGGAATATGCATTTTTAATCGCGCACAGTCTGCTGCATCTGCTGGGATATGACCACATGGAAGCAGAAGACGCAGCGGTCATGGAACAGAAGCAGGAACAGGTGCTTAAACAGTTAAATATCACACGATAG
- a CDS encoding PhoH family protein has product MNSMIEAVMQIPAEHETNIFGQFDENIKKIERTLNVTMISRDGQLKMIGPSSNVKKARSILEQLVTLAERGNTITGQQVDYAVSLSMEEKESAIVEMDKDCICHTINGRAVKPKTLGQKQYVDSIRKNMIVFGIGPAGTGKTYLAMAMAITAFRNDEVNRIILTRPAIEAGEKLGFLPGDLQSKVDPYLRPLYDALYQIMGAESFMKNMEKGLIEVAPLAYMRGRTLDNAFIILDEAQNTTPAQMKMFLTRIGFGSKVIITGDDTQKDLPKDTRSGLDVAVQVLRKVEDISFCQLTSKDVVRHPLVQKIVQAYEAYEKKARPAKNSKRTARP; this is encoded by the coding sequence ATGAATAGTATGATTGAAGCAGTAATGCAGATACCGGCCGAACACGAGACGAACATTTTCGGTCAGTTTGATGAAAACATTAAGAAGATCGAGCGGACATTAAATGTGACCATGATTTCGCGGGACGGACAGCTGAAAATGATCGGGCCTTCATCCAATGTAAAAAAGGCCCGGAGTATTCTGGAACAACTGGTAACGCTGGCTGAGCGCGGCAATACGATAACCGGTCAGCAGGTGGATTATGCAGTTTCTCTTTCGATGGAAGAGAAGGAATCTGCGATCGTTGAGATGGATAAAGACTGTATCTGCCATACCATCAACGGCCGTGCTGTGAAACCCAAAACATTGGGGCAGAAACAGTATGTGGACAGCATACGGAAAAACATGATTGTCTTTGGAATCGGGCCGGCCGGCACCGGAAAGACTTATCTAGCGATGGCTATGGCGATCACGGCGTTCCGCAATGATGAAGTCAACCGTATCATTCTCACACGGCCGGCCATAGAGGCCGGCGAAAAGCTGGGTTTCCTTCCCGGGGACCTTCAGAGCAAGGTGGACCCTTATCTGCGGCCGCTCTATGATGCCCTGTATCAGATCATGGGAGCAGAGAGCTTTATGAAGAATATGGAGAAAGGCCTGATCGAAGTTGCCCCGCTTGCCTATATGCGCGGCAGGACCCTGGATAATGCGTTTATTATACTTGACGAGGCACAGAATACAACACCGGCCCAGATGAAAATGTTCCTGACACGTATTGGTTTTGGGTCCAAAGTTATTATTACAGGCGACGATACACAGAAAGATCTGCCGAAGGACACCCGGTCCGGACTCGATGTAGCGGTACAGGTGCTCCGGAAGGTCGAAGACATCTCTTTCTGCCAGCTGACAAGCAAAGATGTGGTTCGTCACCCTCTGGTTCAGAAAATTGTACAGGCATACGAAGCATATGAGAAAAAGGCCAGGCCTGCAAAGAACAGCAAACGAACAGCCCGGCCGTAA
- the yqfD gene encoding sporulation protein YqfD: MIQQCLRYAKGYVHINFYGEEKERFLNLCSANDIILWKLMPQGEGQMACMSISDFKKLRPISRKTKIKIRISKKRGLPFFFQKSRKRKAFFLGILCFCALIYMLSLRIWNIHVDGNITYSTQTVLKYLEQENIRHGILKKSVNCAEVASMLRREFPNITWVSARIEGTRLFLEMKENYNQEQEQQTVDQESTPQDIVAKKSGTVMSIVTRSGVPLVKVGDQFKKGDILVSGTLEIKNDAQETIGYEYTSADADLYARTSYSYYDEFPMEYEERIYTQDQRNSWFFTIMNYRVDIGPSPPEDQRYDQVATTHPLYLTENFILPLTYGTIQTLPYQIEVKQYTKEEAAAKANTNLYMFLKNLTQKGVEIYRKNVKIDTSESTCITKGKIQVTEKITTTAPVKIQEVIPERTSEE, from the coding sequence TTGATCCAGCAGTGTCTGCGTTACGCCAAAGGGTATGTACATATCAATTTTTACGGAGAAGAAAAAGAGCGGTTTTTAAACCTCTGTTCTGCAAATGATATTATCCTGTGGAAACTGATGCCGCAGGGCGAAGGGCAGATGGCCTGCATGAGCATCTCGGACTTTAAAAAACTTCGTCCGATATCCAGAAAAACGAAAATCAAAATCAGAATTTCAAAAAAACGAGGATTGCCCTTCTTTTTTCAAAAAAGCCGAAAAAGAAAGGCATTTTTTCTTGGAATCCTGTGTTTCTGCGCTCTGATCTATATGCTTTCCCTGCGTATCTGGAATATTCATGTCGATGGCAACATCACGTACAGCACACAGACAGTACTGAAATATCTGGAACAGGAAAACATCCGGCACGGGATTCTGAAAAAATCTGTTAATTGTGCCGAGGTAGCTTCCATGCTTCGGCGTGAATTTCCAAATATCACCTGGGTCTCAGCCCGGATAGAGGGAACGCGGCTTTTTCTGGAAATGAAAGAAAACTATAATCAGGAGCAGGAACAGCAGACGGTAGATCAGGAGAGTACTCCTCAGGATATCGTGGCCAAGAAAAGCGGGACTGTCATGTCAATTGTAACGCGCTCCGGTGTTCCGCTTGTAAAGGTGGGAGACCAGTTTAAAAAAGGAGATATTCTTGTCTCCGGAACGCTGGAGATTAAAAATGACGCCCAGGAAACCATCGGCTATGAGTACACCAGCGCGGATGCTGACCTTTATGCAAGGACTTCTTACTCTTACTACGATGAGTTTCCAATGGAATATGAGGAGCGGATCTATACGCAGGACCAGAGAAACTCCTGGTTTTTTACGATTATGAATTACCGCGTAGATATCGGTCCGTCCCCTCCTGAGGACCAGCGGTACGATCAGGTAGCCACGACACATCCGCTGTATCTTACGGAGAACTTCATTCTGCCGCTTACCTACGGCACGATACAGACACTTCCATATCAGATAGAGGTCAAACAGTATACAAAAGAGGAGGCTGCCGCGAAGGCAAATACCAATCTCTACATGTTTTTGAAGAATTTAACACAAAAAGGGGTAGAAATATACCGTAAAAATGTTAAAATAGACACATCGGAATCAACATGCATCACGAAAGGGAAGATCCAGGTGACAGAAAAAATCACAACCACAGCACCTGTGAAGATTCAGGAAGTGATACCGGAAAGGACATCTGAAGAATGA
- a CDS encoding YabP/YqfC family sporulation protein: MKKIPSLQRELVRSLQIPKDLALQESLVTLSGSSEILVENYRRILEYEENIIRILLKKGRMRIEGEHLCIAYYSRDEMKITGFIQAVFFDR; encoded by the coding sequence TTGAAAAAAATCCCTTCCCTGCAGCGGGAGCTGGTCAGATCGCTGCAGATACCGAAAGACCTTGCACTTCAGGAATCACTTGTGACCTTGAGCGGGAGCAGTGAGATACTGGTTGAAAATTACCGCAGGATTCTGGAATATGAAGAGAATATCATCCGAATCCTGCTGAAAAAGGGACGAATGAGGATTGAGGGAGAACATCTGTGCATCGCTTACTACAGCCGGGATGAAATGAAGATCACAGGTTTTATCCAGGCTGTTTTTTTTGACCGGTAG
- a CDS encoding DUF2284 domain-containing protein has protein sequence MKFEIIEDYITQFPIYQYALLDTRELEFTDKVRTICKKECSRYGSSWSCPPAVGTIEKCRETCLKYPKVLLFSSIAEVVDYSDLERTLKSKQEHENITRKIEKFLRLNAVSCYTLSTDSCSVCEKCSYPKKACIHPEIMHPCIESHGIVLTNTIEKYHMDYFLGENMVIWFSLIFLEDV, from the coding sequence ATGAAATTTGAGATTATAGAAGATTATATCACACAGTTTCCTATTTATCAGTATGCCCTTCTGGATACCCGGGAATTGGAATTTACGGACAAAGTGCGGACGATCTGTAAAAAAGAATGCTCCCGTTACGGGAGTTCCTGGTCCTGCCCGCCGGCAGTTGGAACGATCGAAAAATGCAGAGAAACCTGCCTGAAGTATCCAAAAGTCCTGCTGTTTTCTTCCATCGCTGAGGTTGTAGATTATTCCGATCTGGAGCGTACTTTAAAGTCAAAACAGGAACATGAAAACATCACCCGGAAAATTGAGAAATTCCTCAGGCTGAATGCAGTTTCGTGTTACACGCTTTCCACAGATTCCTGTTCTGTCTGTGAAAAATGTTCTTATCCCAAAAAAGCATGCATTCACCCGGAGATCATGCATCCCTGTATTGAAAGTCACGGAATCGTCCTGACAAATACCATAGAAAAATATCATATGGATTATTTTCTTGGAGAAAACATGGTAATCTGGTTCAGTCTGATCTTCCTTGAAGATGTATAA
- a CDS encoding iron-containing alcohol dehydrogenase produces MGRFTLPRDLYHGKGSLEELKNLKGSKAVLVVGGGSMKRFGFLDRAVEYLRAAGMEVELFENVEPDPSVDTVMRGAAMMQEFGPDWIVAMGGGSPIDAAKAMWAFYEYPKTSFEDLITPFSFPTLRTKARFCAIPSTSGTATEVTAFSVITDYSKGIKYPLADFNITPDVAIVDPELAEKMPPKLTAHTGMDAMTHAIEAYVSTLHCDYTDPLALHAIKMVHNDLKASYDGDMEARDRMHNAQCLAGMAFSNALLGIVHSMAHKTGAAYTGGHIVHGCANAMYLPRVIQYNAKVQEAAVRYAEIADFIGLGGDSTDEKVAALVAEIKKMNASLDIPDSIKEYEGGIIDEKEFMEKLPAVAELAIGDACTGSNPRVPVQEEMEKLLKACFYGEDIDF; encoded by the coding sequence ATGGGACGTTTTACATTACCGAGAGACCTTTATCACGGAAAGGGATCGCTGGAGGAACTGAAAAACCTGAAGGGATCGAAAGCCGTACTGGTAGTCGGCGGCGGTTCCATGAAACGTTTTGGTTTTCTTGACAGAGCCGTTGAATATCTGAGAGCGGCCGGCATGGAAGTGGAACTCTTTGAAAATGTCGAGCCGGATCCAAGCGTGGATACGGTGATGCGCGGTGCCGCGATGATGCAGGAATTTGGTCCGGACTGGATCGTAGCCATGGGAGGCGGCTCACCGATCGATGCTGCCAAAGCAATGTGGGCATTTTATGAGTATCCGAAAACCTCATTTGAAGATCTGATCACACCGTTCAGCTTCCCGACATTGCGTACGAAAGCCAGATTCTGTGCGATTCCTTCAACATCCGGAACAGCCACGGAAGTAACAGCATTCAGCGTTATCACAGACTACAGCAAAGGTATCAAATATCCGCTGGCTGACTTTAATATCACACCGGATGTAGCGATCGTTGATCCGGAACTGGCGGAGAAAATGCCTCCGAAGCTTACGGCTCATACCGGCATGGATGCGATGACGCATGCGATCGAAGCTTATGTATCCACACTCCATTGCGATTATACAGATCCTCTCGCCCTCCATGCGATCAAAATGGTACATAATGATCTGAAAGCTTCCTATGACGGTGATATGGAAGCCCGCGACCGGATGCATAACGCTCAGTGCCTGGCAGGCATGGCGTTTTCCAATGCACTGCTCGGAATCGTGCATTCGATGGCTCACAAGACGGGTGCCGCTTACACAGGAGGACACATTGTGCACGGCTGTGCGAACGCAATGTACCTTCCGAGGGTGATCCAGTACAACGCGAAGGTTCAGGAAGCCGCTGTTCGCTACGCCGAGATCGCAGACTTCATCGGTCTCGGAGGGGACAGCACGGATGAAAAAGTCGCGGCACTGGTAGCTGAGATTAAAAAGATGAATGCCTCCCTGGATATTCCGGATTCCATCAAAGAATACGAAGGCGGCATCATCGATGAGAAGGAATTCATGGAAAAACTTCCGGCTGTCGCAGAACTGGCGATCGGCGACGCCTGCACCGGTTCCAATCCTCGTGTTCCGGTTCAGGAAGAAATGGAAAAACTTCTGAAAGCCTGCTTCTATGGCGAAGATATCGATTTCTAA